The Gloeomargarita lithophora Alchichica-D10 genomic sequence CACAATCCCCTTGGCCTCCACCCCCCACCACTGGCGTAAAATTTCCCCATAAACCTGGCGAAAATCAATTTTTACGGGTAAGTTTCCCTGCACCAAACTGTCTAACGCCGGTTCTCCCCCGCTGATGCCCCCCCGCACTGCGCCCAGGAGTACCACCGCCCCCGCCGTACCGTGATCCGTGCTGTTGGCACCATTTTGCTGGGGACGGCGACCAAATTCGCTGTAGATCAGCATCAACACCGGTTGGTCATATTTTTTCTGCCAAAAGGCGGCCACATTTTTCCCCAATTCCTGCAATAGTCGCTGGTGCCGTTGGGGTTGATTGGCATGGGTGTCCCAGCCCCCCACGGTCACATAAACCACCCGGGGCTGATTGTCCGTCACCCGGGAGGCGAGGGCAAATTGCTGACCCACCCCAGTCCGGGTAAACCCCTGTTGTGCTTGCCTTTGTAGTATATCTTGTTGTAACTTTTGTACTGCCTTTTGACTTTCTACCACCGTCCGGCGTACCTCCTCCGCCAGGGGAGAACCTTGGGGCGTATTATAAATACTTTGTATGGCTTGTCCCAATTTCCCGGCTGGATTGGCGAGTACATTGGGAGACAGGTGAAAATAGCGTTGGGTTTCCCCCATCAGCGCCAGGGGATACTCTTCCCCCAGGAACACGCCCTCCTGGGTTTTTGCCTGCACTTTGTCCAAATAACGTCCTAACCAACCCGTATCCGTTGCCCCTTGGAGAATCGCACTTTGCCAAATGTCCTGCGCCCGAAAGTGGGACAAACTGGGGTTGCTGTAGCCCACATTTTGCACAATCGCCATCTGCCCCGCCCGCCAGAGGGTTTGCCAGTCCTGGAGCGCCGGATGCAGAGCCACCCGGTCATGCAGGGGCAGACCGTCCCGAATCCCCAGGGTTGGCCGCAGGCGCAGATAATTCGGGTCTTTGTAGGGGATAAACGTATTCAACCCATCGTTACCCCCCGCCAATTCCACCACCACCAGGGTTTTGGTTTGGGGTCGTCCGAATACGGGACGCGCCAGGGTAGCGGCGGCGGTCAATGTCCCTAAAAGCACCAGTTGTCGGCGATACATAGTGATTACCTCTACGCGAGTTGATAGGCGGGAGAAGCCAACAGCAAAGCCGCTGTTTCCCGTGTATTTAACCCGGATAACGCCCCCGTTATCCCCCGGTCAGGGTTGCCATCCAACAACAGGCGGAGCAAATCCTGGGTCGAGTAATTCCCCGGCTGAAAATCAAACCCCAGGTCATCGCTGTAGGAGCGGGTGAGTTGTTGCGCCAAACTGAGGCGAGTGAGCAGGGCGGGGGCGGTCAACCAGCTATCGGGCCATCCTTTGACCGTAGGGGCATTGTAAGGAATTTGTCCCATCGCCCGCAGGGGTGCAAGTAACCGTT encodes the following:
- a CDS encoding DUF1501 domain-containing protein — protein: MYRRQLVLLGTLTAAATLARPVFGRPQTKTLVVVELAGGNDGLNTFIPYKDPNYLRLRPTLGIRDGLPLHDRVALHPALQDWQTLWRAGQMAIVQNVGYSNPSLSHFRAQDIWQSAILQGATDTGWLGRYLDKVQAKTQEGVFLGEEYPLALMGETQRYFHLSPNVLANPAGKLGQAIQSIYNTPQGSPLAEEVRRTVVESQKAVQKLQQDILQRQAQQGFTRTGVGQQFALASRVTDNQPRVVYVTVGGWDTHANQPQRHQRLLQELGKNVAAFWQKKYDQPVLMLIYSEFGRRPQQNGANSTDHGTAGAVVLLGAVRGGISGGEPALDSLVQGNLPVKIDFRQVYGEILRQWWGVEAKGIVPGEFARLGVLS